The following proteins are encoded in a genomic region of Sphingopyxis sp. YF1:
- a CDS encoding YezD family protein, translating to MSASNQQAPGQREAVPRAVQTVLDALEKLRFGAIQLTVHEGKLVQVDVTERHRYPN from the coding sequence ATGTCCGCTTCGAACCAACAGGCCCCGGGCCAGCGCGAGGCCGTGCCGCGCGCCGTGCAGACGGTGCTCGACGCGCTCGAAAAACTGCGCTTCGGCGCGATCCAGCTCACCGTCCACGAGGGGAAGCTGGTGCAGGTCGATGTGACCGAACGCCACCGCTACCCCAACTGA
- the ptsP gene encoding phosphoenolpyruvate--protein phosphotransferase, with translation MTNAPPPPTTAAQSARTILTRLHEVMASRTHAQGKLNQVVGIIGECIDSEVCSIYLLRDGALELFATRGLKQEAVHVTRLALGEGLVGTIAQQIETLNLDEAAAHPDFSYRPETGEELFHSFAGVPIIRRERAVGVLCVQHAEPRRYDDIEIETLQTVAMVLSELIANADLVDTAARADAAATDQSAQRLTGQKLVDGMGAGIAVFHQPRITIEHTVAEDIEAERHRVYAAFDKMREQIDRMANQAEFGVGGEHDEVIETYKMFAYDEGWSRRINEAIDSGLTAEAAIERVQQRTRMRMRQIDDPLLRDRMHDLEDLSNRLLRIVSGQMGTAAQMGLRQDSILIARNLGPAELLEYDRRRLKGVILEEGSLTAHVIIVARAMGVPVLGRVRDVRTSIREGDLVLLDTAGGTVHVRPTQPVQEAFDAKLELSQKRRANLAALRDLPAVTKDGVPIELMINAGLREDVAALDLTGARGIGLFRTEFQFLVSATLPARDRQQRLYRDVLDAAGDRPVIFRTVDIGGDKALPYMNTDTALEENPAMGWRALRLALEREGLLKVQARALMEAAAGRTLNVMFPMVSEPWEYEAARALFVGQRAWLASHNKKLPAAIRYGAMLEVPGLAETLDLMLPHLDFLSIGTNDLTQFLFAADRAHPRLAERYDWLSPTVMRFLSRVVKTVAGSRVTLGVCGEMGGRPLEAMALLGIGIERLSITPAGVGPVKAMIRSLDLGALRRDIPAILAHPTATPRAQYENWARTHQVDLGD, from the coding sequence ATGACCAACGCCCCGCCCCCGCCCACGACCGCCGCCCAGTCGGCGCGGACGATATTGACGCGGCTGCACGAGGTGATGGCGTCGCGTACCCATGCGCAGGGCAAGCTCAACCAGGTCGTCGGAATCATCGGCGAATGCATCGATAGCGAGGTCTGCTCGATCTATCTGCTGCGCGACGGCGCGCTCGAACTGTTCGCGACACGCGGGCTGAAGCAGGAAGCGGTGCACGTCACGCGCCTTGCGCTCGGCGAGGGGCTGGTCGGCACGATCGCCCAGCAGATCGAGACGCTGAACCTCGACGAGGCGGCGGCGCATCCCGACTTTTCCTATCGCCCCGAAACCGGCGAAGAATTGTTCCACAGCTTCGCCGGCGTCCCGATCATCCGCCGCGAGCGCGCGGTCGGCGTGCTCTGCGTCCAGCACGCCGAGCCGCGCCGGTACGATGATATCGAGATCGAGACGCTGCAGACCGTGGCGATGGTGCTGTCCGAACTGATCGCCAACGCCGATCTGGTAGATACCGCGGCGCGCGCCGACGCCGCCGCGACCGACCAGTCGGCGCAGCGCCTGACCGGGCAGAAGCTGGTCGACGGCATGGGCGCCGGCATCGCGGTGTTCCACCAGCCGCGCATCACGATCGAGCATACGGTCGCCGAGGATATCGAGGCCGAGCGCCACCGCGTCTATGCCGCGTTCGACAAGATGCGCGAGCAGATCGACCGCATGGCGAACCAGGCCGAATTCGGGGTCGGCGGCGAGCATGACGAGGTCATCGAGACCTACAAGATGTTCGCCTATGACGAAGGCTGGTCGCGGCGGATCAACGAGGCGATCGACAGCGGCCTGACCGCCGAGGCGGCGATCGAGCGCGTCCAGCAGCGCACCCGCATGCGCATGCGCCAGATCGACGACCCACTGCTGCGCGACCGCATGCACGACCTGGAGGATCTGTCGAACCGCCTGCTGCGCATCGTGTCGGGGCAGATGGGCACCGCGGCGCAGATGGGCCTTCGCCAGGATTCGATCCTGATCGCGCGCAACCTCGGTCCCGCCGAACTGCTCGAATATGACCGCCGCCGGCTGAAGGGCGTGATCCTCGAGGAAGGGTCGCTGACCGCGCATGTCATCATCGTCGCGCGCGCGATGGGGGTGCCCGTGCTCGGCCGCGTGCGCGACGTGCGCACCTCGATCCGCGAGGGCGACCTCGTGCTGCTCGATACCGCCGGCGGGACGGTGCATGTCCGGCCCACCCAGCCGGTGCAGGAGGCGTTCGACGCCAAGCTCGAACTGTCGCAGAAGCGCCGCGCCAACCTCGCCGCGCTGCGCGACCTGCCCGCGGTGACGAAGGACGGGGTGCCGATCGAGCTGATGATCAACGCCGGACTGCGCGAGGATGTCGCGGCGCTCGACCTGACCGGCGCGCGCGGCATCGGCCTGTTCCGCACCGAATTCCAGTTCCTCGTCTCGGCGACGCTTCCCGCGCGCGACCGCCAGCAGCGCCTCTATCGCGACGTGCTCGACGCGGCGGGCGACCGGCCGGTGATCTTTCGCACGGTCGACATCGGCGGCGACAAGGCGCTGCCCTATATGAACACCGATACCGCGCTGGAGGAAAATCCGGCGATGGGGTGGCGCGCGCTGCGCCTCGCGCTCGAACGCGAGGGGCTGCTGAAGGTGCAGGCGCGCGCGCTGATGGAGGCTGCCGCCGGACGGACGCTGAACGTCATGTTCCCGATGGTGTCCGAGCCGTGGGAATATGAAGCCGCGCGCGCGCTGTTCGTCGGCCAGCGCGCCTGGCTGGCGAGCCACAACAAGAAATTACCCGCCGCGATCCGCTATGGCGCGATGCTCGAGGTTCCGGGGCTGGCCGAGACGCTCGACCTGATGCTGCCGCACCTCGACTTCCTGTCGATCGGCACCAACGACCTGACGCAGTTCCTCTTTGCCGCCGATCGCGCGCACCCGCGACTCGCCGAACGCTATGACTGGCTGTCGCCGACGGTGATGCGTTTCCTGTCGCGCGTCGTGAAGACGGTCGCGGGATCGAGGGTGACGCTGGGCGTGTGCGGCGAGATGGGCGGGCGTCCGCTGGAAGCGATGGCGCTGCTCGGTATCGGGATCGAACGGCTGTCGATCACCCCCGCCGGGGTCGGACCGGTCAAGGCGATGATCCGCTCGCTCGACCTCGGCGCGCTGCGCCGCGACATTCCCGCGATCCTCGCACATCCGACGGCGACCCCGCGCGCCCAATATGAGAATTGGGCGCGGACGCATCAGGTCGACCTCGGCGATTAA
- a CDS encoding nitronate monooxygenase gives MTKINDLMARGTALLGSDYAILCGAMSWVSERNLVSAISNAGGFGVIACGAMTPELLDAEIAATKALATRNFGVNLITMHPQLFDLIAVCAKHGVGHVVLAGGLPPKGSLEAIKASGAKVICFAPTLALAKKLVRSGVDALVIEGMEAGGHIGPVSTSVLAQEILPSLADEVPIFVAGGIGRGEAIAAYLEMGASGVQLGTRFVCATESIAHPNFKKAFIRASARDAVASVQIDARLPVIPVRALKNAGTEAFTAKQREVANLLDDGSVDMMEAQLQIEHYWAGALRRAVIDGDVENGSLMAGQSVGMVTGEERVADIIAALVQQAEAALNARG, from the coding sequence ATGACGAAAATTAACGATCTGATGGCGCGCGGAACCGCGCTTCTGGGTAGCGACTACGCGATTTTATGCGGTGCGATGAGCTGGGTTTCGGAACGGAACCTGGTGAGCGCGATCAGCAATGCCGGCGGTTTCGGCGTCATCGCGTGCGGCGCGATGACCCCCGAACTGCTCGATGCCGAGATCGCGGCGACCAAGGCGCTCGCGACGCGCAACTTCGGCGTCAACCTGATCACCATGCACCCGCAATTGTTCGACCTGATCGCGGTCTGCGCAAAGCATGGGGTCGGCCACGTCGTGCTGGCGGGCGGCCTGCCCCCCAAGGGCAGCCTCGAGGCGATCAAGGCGTCGGGCGCCAAGGTGATCTGCTTTGCCCCCACCCTTGCGCTCGCGAAAAAGCTGGTGCGGTCGGGGGTCGACGCGCTGGTGATCGAGGGCATGGAGGCCGGCGGCCATATCGGTCCGGTGTCGACCAGCGTGCTCGCGCAGGAAATCCTGCCCTCGCTGGCCGACGAGGTGCCGATCTTCGTCGCCGGCGGCATCGGCCGCGGCGAGGCGATCGCCGCCTATCTCGAAATGGGCGCGTCGGGCGTCCAGCTCGGCACGCGCTTCGTCTGCGCGACCGAGAGCATCGCGCACCCGAATTTCAAAAAGGCCTTCATCCGCGCATCGGCGCGCGATGCGGTGGCGAGCGTCCAGATCGACGCGCGCCTGCCGGTCATCCCGGTACGGGCGCTGAAAAACGCCGGGACCGAGGCCTTCACCGCCAAGCAGCGCGAAGTCGCCAATTTGCTCGATGACGGCAGCGTTGATATGATGGAAGCGCAGTTGCAGATCGAACATTATTGGGCCGGCGCGCTGCGCCGCGCGGTGATCGACGGCGACGTAGAGAATGGTTCGTTAATGGCAGGGCAATCTGTCGGCATGGTAACCGGGGAAGAGCGCGTGGCCGATATCATCGCGGCTTTGGTGCAACAGGCCGAAGCGGCCTTGAACGCGCGGGGTTGA